One region of Duncaniella freteri genomic DNA includes:
- a CDS encoding lipocalin-like domain-containing protein: MKRIFTIFTLLFAVLFSSNDVSAQSLSDLLRGLGQGQSESTSGSAEGDSSKKGGLSDILSGVAGALGIGNSKAGIEQLAGTWSYYAPAVSFKSDNFLLKAGGAAAAANIEKKLEPYYKTAGLTSLVVTINTDSTFTFKGGRASLSGRIERNEQNGTYLFHFQAFKKVNIGSMEAFISLNGKNDMTLTFDISKLMTLMQRISALSSNTTLKGASALLNKYDGMTAGFDLKKTAEATDTKR, from the coding sequence ATGAAACGTATTTTCACAATTTTCACACTGTTGTTTGCGGTGCTTTTTTCATCTAACGATGTATCGGCACAGTCATTGTCTGATCTGCTGCGAGGTCTCGGTCAGGGACAATCCGAATCGACATCAGGCTCTGCTGAGGGGGATTCCTCAAAGAAAGGCGGGCTTAGTGACATATTGTCGGGAGTAGCCGGAGCTCTTGGGATCGGTAATTCCAAAGCTGGCATTGAGCAGCTTGCAGGCACTTGGTCATACTATGCTCCCGCTGTGAGCTTCAAGAGTGATAATTTCCTTTTGAAAGCGGGAGGTGCCGCAGCCGCAGCGAATATAGAGAAGAAACTTGAGCCTTACTATAAGACAGCTGGTCTGACCTCTCTTGTCGTAACCATCAATACGGATTCGACATTCACATTCAAAGGTGGTCGAGCCAGCCTTAGCGGACGTATAGAGCGGAATGAACAGAATGGGACATATCTGTTCCATTTCCAGGCATTCAAGAAAGTAAACATTGGATCAATGGAGGCTTTCATATCTCTCAATGGCAAGAATGATATGACTCTGACATTCGATATATCCAAGCTCATGACATTGATGCAGAGGATCAGTGCACTATCAAGCAACACTACACTCAAAGGAGCTTCCGCACTGCTTAATAAGTATGATGGTATGACGGCGGGATTCGATCTTAAGAAGACTGCCGAAGCTACAGACACGAAGAGGTGA